Proteins from a genomic interval of Kaistia defluvii:
- a CDS encoding chloride channel protein: MVFWAGAGVTGLVSVAFAYAADQAQSLFHLVSSQAFWIPLILTPLGFMLCAHLARTVFPGSAGSGIQHAIAACEMTDEASRNKLLSLRVAFGKILLTLVGIASGGSIGREGPTVQVGAAIMLKVGQIGGADRARGLILAGSAAGISAAFNAPLAGIVFAIEEMSRSFETKTSGLVLSAVILAGLVSLGLVGNYNYFGQASGHVVGLQGWVMVGLCGVFGGLFGALFGRLMLWSTQTIRRWTSEMTLVRTLVIAGSCGLVVALIGLASGGITFGTGYEHARLALEGEILPWYFGPAKFIATLLSSISGIPGGIFAPSLAVGTGLGSLFALALGGTAGIAALLGMTGYFAGVVQAPITAFVIILEMTGNNSDVIPIMCASVLGYGVSSLIMPQSLYHGLAASLMHKNLTETTLRN, translated from the coding sequence GTGGTCTTCTGGGCTGGCGCGGGCGTCACGGGCCTGGTCAGCGTCGCCTTCGCCTATGCGGCCGACCAGGCGCAATCGCTCTTTCACCTTGTGTCCAGCCAGGCGTTCTGGATCCCCCTGATCCTGACGCCGCTCGGTTTCATGCTCTGCGCCCATCTGGCGCGCACGGTATTTCCCGGCTCGGCCGGCAGCGGCATCCAGCATGCGATCGCTGCCTGCGAGATGACCGATGAAGCGTCCCGCAACAAGCTGCTGTCGCTGCGCGTCGCCTTCGGCAAGATCCTGCTGACCCTGGTAGGCATTGCTTCAGGCGGATCGATCGGCCGCGAGGGGCCGACGGTTCAGGTCGGCGCCGCGATCATGCTCAAGGTCGGCCAGATCGGCGGGGCGGACCGCGCGCGCGGCCTGATCCTGGCAGGATCGGCGGCCGGCATATCGGCGGCGTTCAATGCGCCGCTCGCGGGCATCGTCTTCGCCATCGAGGAGATGAGCCGATCGTTCGAGACGAAGACCTCCGGACTGGTCCTGTCCGCCGTGATCCTCGCCGGTCTCGTCTCGCTCGGGCTGGTTGGCAATTACAATTATTTCGGTCAGGCCTCGGGCCATGTCGTCGGCCTGCAGGGATGGGTCATGGTGGGCCTCTGCGGTGTGTTCGGCGGCCTGTTTGGCGCCCTGTTCGGCCGGCTGATGCTGTGGTCGACGCAAACCATCCGCCGCTGGACCAGCGAGATGACGCTGGTGCGGACGCTGGTGATCGCGGGATCCTGCGGCCTTGTCGTGGCTCTGATCGGGCTCGCATCGGGGGGCATCACCTTCGGCACCGGCTATGAGCATGCGCGGCTGGCGCTCGAGGGCGAGATCCTGCCCTGGTATTTTGGGCCGGCGAAGTTCATCGCCACGCTGCTGTCGTCCATCTCGGGCATCCCGGGCGGCATCTTCGCGCCATCGCTGGCGGTTGGAACCGGCCTGGGCAGTCTGTTCGCCCTGGCGCTCGGGGGCACGGCCGGCATAGCGGCACTGCTGGGGATGACCGGCTATTTCGCCGGCGTGGTGCAGGCTCCCATCACCGCCTTCGTCATCATCCTGGAGATGACGGGCAACAACAGCGACGTCATTCCGATCATGTGCGCGTCGGTGCTCGGCTACGGCGTTTCGAGCCTGATCATGCCGCAATCGCTGTATCACGGGCTGGCGGCGTCGCTGATGCACAAGAACCTGACGGAGACGACGCTCCGGAACTGA
- a CDS encoding L-threonylcarbamoyladenylate synthase → MARHHSSNIRPADDDDALREAIAALRAGQLVGMPTETVYGLAADATNGEAVARIYAAKGRPSFNPLIAHVADLEAAERLVLFDPVSRRLAEAFWPGPLTLVLPKRAGAGVSDLATAGLDTLAVRMPSHPAAHALLKAFGRPVAAPSANRSGHVSATTAAHVAEDLGSAVAIVLDAGPSHVGVESTIVAATPAGLALLRAGGLPREAIGAVAGMPLAIVDLTDPEAPTAPGQLASHYAPGAMVRLDVEEVFPGEALLAFGLELPRHAENAAVTINLSERGDLIEAAARLFSALRELDGKAATIAVAPIPTTGLGEAIVDRLRRAAAPRP, encoded by the coding sequence TTGGCCAGGCATCATTCCTCCAACATACGTCCGGCGGATGACGACGACGCGCTGCGCGAGGCGATCGCGGCGCTCAGGGCTGGTCAGCTTGTCGGAATGCCGACCGAAACGGTCTATGGCCTGGCGGCGGACGCCACCAATGGCGAAGCGGTCGCCCGGATCTATGCCGCTAAGGGACGCCCGAGCTTCAACCCGCTGATCGCCCATGTCGCGGATCTCGAAGCGGCGGAGCGGCTGGTCCTGTTCGATCCTGTCTCGCGGCGCTTGGCCGAGGCGTTCTGGCCGGGTCCCCTGACGCTGGTTCTGCCGAAGCGCGCCGGCGCCGGCGTATCCGACCTCGCCACCGCCGGGCTCGACACGCTGGCCGTGCGCATGCCGTCCCACCCGGCCGCGCATGCGCTTTTGAAGGCGTTCGGCCGGCCGGTCGCGGCGCCCAGCGCCAACCGCTCCGGCCATGTCAGCGCGACCACCGCCGCCCATGTCGCGGAAGATCTCGGATCCGCCGTCGCGATCGTGCTCGATGCCGGCCCGAGCCATGTCGGCGTCGAGTCGACCATCGTCGCGGCCACGCCGGCCGGACTTGCGCTGCTTCGCGCGGGCGGATTGCCGCGCGAGGCTATCGGGGCGGTCGCCGGCATGCCGCTGGCGATCGTCGACCTCACGGATCCCGAAGCGCCGACCGCGCCGGGGCAGCTGGCCTCGCATTACGCGCCGGGCGCGATGGTCCGGCTCGATGTGGAGGAAGTGTTTCCCGGCGAGGCGCTGCTCGCCTTCGGGCTAGAACTGCCGCGCCATGCCGAGAATGCGGCCGTGACGATCAATCTGAGCGAGCGCGGCGATCTGATCGAGGCGGCGGCGCGTCTGTTTTCGGCGCTGCGCGAGCTGGATGGCAAGGCCGCGACCATCGCGGTCGCGCCAATCCCGACGACCGGCCTCGGCGAGGCGATCGTCGACCGCCTTCGCCGCGCCGCTGCTCCGCGCCCGTGA
- the pdxH gene encoding pyridoxamine 5'-phosphate oxidase gives MSDFTAATDPFALFASWLKEAEASEINDPNGMALATVDPDGLPDVRMVLMKDFDENGIVFYTNYGSAKGRELLATPKAAVLFHWKSLRRQVRVRGLVETVTDAEADAYFATRARHSRLGAWASKQSQPLESRFALEKSVAALAAKYAIGEIPRPPHWSGFRIKPVQIEFWKDGAFRLHDRVVFRRAVPGEGEWQSERLYP, from the coding sequence ATGAGTGACTTCACCGCCGCGACGGACCCGTTCGCCCTTTTCGCCAGCTGGCTGAAGGAGGCGGAGGCCTCGGAAATCAACGATCCGAACGGCATGGCGCTGGCCACCGTCGACCCCGACGGGTTGCCGGATGTGCGCATGGTGCTGATGAAGGATTTCGACGAGAACGGGATCGTCTTCTACACCAACTATGGCAGCGCCAAGGGCCGGGAACTGCTCGCAACTCCCAAGGCCGCCGTGCTTTTCCATTGGAAGAGCCTGCGCCGGCAGGTGCGGGTTCGCGGCCTGGTCGAGACGGTGACCGATGCCGAGGCCGACGCCTATTTCGCGACGCGCGCCCGCCATAGCCGTCTCGGCGCTTGGGCTTCGAAACAGTCGCAGCCGCTCGAATCGCGTTTTGCGCTGGAAAAGTCGGTGGCGGCGCTGGCCGCCAAATATGCGATCGGCGAAATCCCGCGCCCGCCACACTGGTCCGGGTTCCGCATCAAGCCGGTCCAGATCGAGTTCTGGAAGGACGGCGCCTTCCGTCTGCACGACCGCGTCGTCTTCCGCCGCGCGGTGCCGGGCGAGGGCGAGTGGCAGAGCGAGCGGCTGTATCCGTAG
- a CDS encoding DnaJ C-terminal domain-containing protein: protein MRDPYQVLGVEKKASAAEVKKAFRRLAKKHHPDQNPDDSKAQEKFSEINSAYEILSDEEKRAQFDRGEIDAEGKPKFQGFEGFDPRGGAGAGAGAHSFRWSSAGGADDILNDIFGGFAGQGGGGFSNFGGGRAGGFSGAGARGSSQARSRGEDVTATVGVTLEQIARDEKVRVELPTGRTLEIAIPAGTRPGRVIRLRGQGWASPTGGQAGDALVTVEFVPHPLFKVEGDALRLELPVTLDEAVLGAKVRVPTLTGSGTMTIPAHSDGGRVMRLKGKGLPTAVGGNGDLLVALKIVLPPEIDPEFEAMMRRWRETKAYSARGPEFER, encoded by the coding sequence ATGCGTGATCCATACCAGGTGCTCGGCGTCGAGAAGAAGGCGTCCGCGGCCGAGGTGAAGAAGGCGTTTCGCCGTCTCGCCAAAAAACACCATCCCGACCAGAATCCGGACGACTCCAAGGCCCAGGAGAAGTTTTCGGAGATCAATTCTGCCTATGAGATCCTCAGCGACGAGGAAAAGCGCGCCCAGTTCGACCGTGGCGAGATCGATGCCGAGGGCAAGCCCAAGTTCCAGGGCTTCGAAGGGTTCGATCCGCGCGGCGGCGCGGGCGCCGGTGCCGGCGCGCACAGCTTCCGCTGGTCGTCTGCCGGCGGCGCCGATGACATCCTGAACGATATTTTCGGCGGCTTTGCCGGCCAGGGCGGCGGCGGCTTCAGCAATTTTGGCGGCGGCCGGGCCGGCGGCTTCAGCGGCGCCGGCGCACGCGGCTCGTCGCAGGCCCGCTCGCGCGGCGAGGACGTCACCGCCACCGTTGGCGTGACGCTGGAACAGATCGCGCGCGACGAGAAGGTGCGCGTCGAACTGCCGACCGGGCGCACGCTGGAGATCGCCATTCCCGCCGGGACGCGGCCGGGACGGGTGATCCGCCTGCGCGGCCAGGGCTGGGCCAGCCCGACCGGCGGCCAGGCCGGCGACGCGCTCGTCACCGTCGAGTTCGTGCCGCACCCGCTGTTCAAGGTGGAGGGCGACGCGCTGCGCCTGGAGCTTCCGGTGACGCTGGATGAAGCGGTGCTGGGCGCCAAGGTGCGCGTCCCGACGCTGACCGGCTCGGGCACCATGACCATTCCGGCCCATTCGGATGGCGGCCGTGTGATGCGCCTGAAGGGCAAGGGCCTGCCGACCGCCGTGGGCGGCAATGGCGACCTGCTCGTCGCGCTCAAGATCGTGCTGCCGCCGGAGATCGATCCGGAATTCGAGGCGATGATGCGGCGCTGGCGCGAGACCAAGGCCTATTCGGCGCGCGGACCCGAGTTCGAAAGGTAG
- the murB gene encoding UDP-N-acetylmuramate dehydrogenase, which produces MPEILTDYPLDDSNSFGFRARSRYAVEIRSEADLVAALADPRLQGLPRRLLGGGSNIVLSADFEGVTLLMRSQGRRLVETRDDAWIVEAAAGENWHGFVRSTLEEGHPGLENLALIPGTVGASPVQNIGAYGIELADRFDSLRAYDVETERFVTFDKDACAFAYRDSVFKHHPGRYIVTSVRFRLPRPWQPVLSYPDIAAIFQHGEAVEPEAVFNEVVAVRGRKLPDPAVIGNAGSFFQNPIVPAAKHDALKVDYPKLGGYPQPDGQVKLSAAWLVEQSGFKGVRLGHVGVYDRHALILVNHGGGSAAEITALAGEIKAGVRAKFGVELVEEPVFL; this is translated from the coding sequence ATGCCCGAGATACTGACCGACTACCCGCTCGACGACAGCAACAGCTTCGGCTTCCGCGCCCGGAGCCGCTACGCGGTCGAGATCCGCTCCGAGGCCGATCTCGTGGCGGCATTGGCCGATCCGCGCCTCCAGGGCCTGCCGCGCCGGCTTCTCGGCGGCGGCAGCAACATCGTGCTGAGCGCGGATTTCGAGGGCGTGACGCTGCTGATGCGCAGCCAGGGCCGCCGGCTGGTCGAGACGCGGGACGATGCCTGGATCGTCGAGGCGGCGGCGGGCGAAAACTGGCATGGCTTCGTCCGCTCGACGCTGGAAGAGGGCCATCCGGGCCTCGAAAACCTCGCCCTGATTCCGGGCACAGTCGGCGCCTCGCCCGTCCAGAACATCGGCGCCTATGGCATCGAACTGGCGGACCGGTTCGACAGCCTGCGCGCCTATGACGTCGAGACGGAGCGCTTCGTCACCTTCGACAAGGACGCATGCGCCTTCGCCTATCGTGACAGCGTCTTCAAGCACCATCCTGGCCGCTACATCGTGACGAGCGTGCGGTTCCGCCTGCCGCGCCCGTGGCAGCCGGTACTGAGCTATCCCGACATCGCCGCGATTTTCCAGCATGGTGAGGCGGTTGAGCCAGAAGCGGTGTTCAACGAGGTCGTCGCCGTGCGCGGGCGAAAACTTCCCGATCCGGCGGTGATCGGCAATGCCGGCAGCTTCTTCCAGAACCCGATCGTCCCGGCGGCCAAGCACGACGCGCTCAAGGTCGACTATCCGAAGCTCGGTGGCTATCCGCAGCCCGATGGGCAGGTCAAACTCTCGGCCGCCTGGCTGGTCGAGCAGAGCGGCTTCAAGGGCGTCCGGCTCGGCCATGTCGGCGTCTATGACCGCCATGCGCTGATCCTGGTCAACCATGGGGGCGGCTCGGCGGCCGAGATCACCGCGCTGGCCGGGGAAATCAAGGCGGGCGTGCGCGCGAAATTCGGCGTGGAACTGGTCGAGGAACCGGTGTTTCTCTGA
- a CDS encoding pirin family protein has product MSRLPDIDPIFGDAASSDAIELVVVPRTVDIGGFAVKRALPTAKRRMVGPFIFLDQMGPGEFPAGEGLDVRPHPHIGLATVTYLFDGEIVHRDSTGVEMAIQPGDVNWMTAGRGIAHSERSSPEFRHRANDRKVGGLQTWVALPKDHEEDAPEFHHHGKANLPVVSGDGVDLRLILGSAYGETSPVQTFSDTIYADVALQPGGRLPIDAEHEERALYIFEGEIEIAGDVFEAGRLLVLRPGDRISLTARKPTRLMLVGGAPMDGPRHIWWNFVSSSKDRIEQAKNDWKLGRFDKVFGDESEFIPLPEGP; this is encoded by the coding sequence ATGAGCCGCCTGCCCGATATCGATCCGATCTTTGGCGACGCCGCCTCGAGCGACGCCATCGAACTCGTCGTCGTGCCGCGCACCGTCGACATTGGCGGCTTCGCGGTGAAGCGCGCCTTGCCGACGGCCAAGCGCCGCATGGTCGGGCCGTTCATTTTCCTCGACCAGATGGGCCCCGGCGAATTCCCGGCCGGCGAAGGTCTCGACGTGCGGCCGCATCCCCATATCGGGCTCGCGACCGTCACCTATCTGTTCGATGGCGAGATCGTGCACCGCGACTCGACCGGCGTCGAGATGGCGATCCAGCCGGGCGACGTGAACTGGATGACGGCCGGGCGCGGCATCGCGCATTCCGAGCGCTCCAGCCCGGAATTCCGCCATCGCGCCAATGACCGCAAGGTCGGCGGCCTGCAGACCTGGGTGGCGCTGCCGAAGGACCATGAAGAAGACGCGCCCGAGTTCCACCATCACGGCAAGGCCAACCTGCCCGTGGTCAGTGGCGATGGCGTCGACCTCCGGCTGATCCTGGGCTCCGCCTATGGCGAGACCTCGCCGGTGCAGACCTTCTCCGACACGATCTATGCCGACGTGGCGCTGCAGCCGGGCGGCCGCCTGCCGATCGACGCCGAGCATGAGGAACGCGCGCTCTACATCTTCGAGGGCGAGATCGAAATTGCCGGCGACGTGTTCGAGGCCGGGCGCCTGCTGGTGCTTCGCCCCGGCGACCGGATCAGCCTGACCGCGCGCAAGCCGACGCGGCTGATGCTGGTCGGCGGCGCGCCGATGGACGGGCCGCGCCACATCTGGTGGAATTTCGTCTCCTCGTCGAAAGACCGCATCGAGCAGGCCAAGAACGACTGGAAGCTCGGCCGCTTCGACAAGGTGTTTGGCGACGAGAGCGAGTTCATCCCGCTGCCCGAGGGGCCATAG
- a CDS encoding enoyl-CoA hydratase-related protein: protein MSLPIGIEAKGGITVIRFDRPETQNALTVEMLTTISDALVLGERDGRNKAFVILGSPGVFSIGNDLRELIQFADEGRIDESIARFLKTIATIEKPLIAAVDGLAMGIGATILLHCDYVVASEWSAFESNCVELGLIPSGGSTLLAARLMGHQRAFEYLVLGERFDVERAFQAGLVNRIVPAADVEKAALAVARKLASRSMESAGTTRRLMRGDRREVLTRIDQEIAQILNRLRSPVARDTLVAYMRKNQ, encoded by the coding sequence ATGAGTTTGCCGATCGGTATCGAAGCGAAGGGCGGGATCACCGTCATTCGATTCGACAGACCGGAAACTCAGAATGCCCTGACCGTCGAGATGCTCACCACGATTTCGGACGCGCTTGTCCTCGGGGAACGGGACGGTCGCAACAAGGCCTTCGTCATCCTCGGTTCGCCGGGCGTGTTCTCCATCGGCAACGACCTTCGCGAGTTGATCCAGTTCGCCGATGAGGGACGCATCGACGAGAGCATCGCCCGCTTCCTCAAGACCATCGCCACCATCGAGAAGCCGCTGATCGCCGCCGTGGACGGGCTGGCGATGGGAATTGGCGCCACCATCCTGCTGCATTGCGACTATGTGGTCGCCAGCGAATGGTCGGCCTTCGAATCGAACTGCGTCGAGCTGGGCCTGATCCCGAGCGGCGGCTCGACGCTGCTCGCCGCGCGGCTGATGGGGCACCAGCGCGCCTTCGAATATCTCGTGCTCGGCGAGCGTTTCGACGTCGAGCGCGCCTTCCAGGCCGGGCTGGTCAACCGAATCGTTCCCGCCGCCGATGTCGAGAAAGCGGCGCTCGCCGTCGCCCGGAAGCTCGCCAGCCGCTCGATGGAATCGGCCGGCACCACCCGTCGCCTGATGCGCGGCGACCGGCGCGAGGTGCTGACCCGCATAGACCAGGAAATCGCCCAGATCCTCAATCGGCTACGTTCGCCCGTCGCACGCGACACGCTGGTTGCCTATATGCGCAAGAACCAATGA
- the dxs gene encoding 1-deoxy-D-xylulose-5-phosphate synthase → MTGKPETPLLDTVTTPEDLRRLPESSLVQLAAELRAETIDAVSITGGHLGAGLGVVELTVALHYVFNTPADRIIWDVGHQAYPHKILTGRRDRIRTLRQTHGLSGFTKRAESEYDPFGAAHSSTSISAGLGMAVARDLSEGDNAVVCVIGDGAMSAGMAYEAMNNAGALRSRLIVILNDNDMSIAPPVGAMSAYLARLVSGRAYRSFREVAKQLTKKLPRIFHDKAKQTEEYARGFFTGGTLFEELGFYYVGPIDGHNLDHLLPILRNLRDAPEGPILLHVVTQKGKGYAPAEAAADKYHGVNRFDVITGKQAKATPNAPSYTRVFAETLIKEAEADDKIVAVTAAMPTGTGLDLFGQAFPSRTFDVGIAEQHAVTFAAGLASEGYKPFCAIYSTFLQRGYDQIVHDVAIQKLPVRFAIDRAGFVGADGPTHAGSFDTGFLTALPGMIVMAPSDEAELVHMIATSVAIDDAPSSFRYPRGEGVGIDMPARGEVLPIGKGRILREGSKIAILSFGTRLKDAMKAAEELDTYGLSTTVADARFAKPLDTNLVLDLARNHEVVITVEEGAVGGFGGQVLAFLAGAGAFDRGLKIRTLVMPDEFTDHDKPEAMIVSSGLDARGIVATVFEALGRGDEAAAIRLA, encoded by the coding sequence ATGACCGGCAAGCCCGAAACGCCCCTTCTCGACACCGTCACCACGCCCGAAGATCTCCGTCGCCTGCCGGAGAGCTCGCTCGTGCAGCTGGCGGCCGAACTCCGCGCCGAGACCATTGATGCGGTTTCGATCACCGGCGGCCATCTTGGCGCCGGCCTCGGCGTCGTCGAGCTGACGGTGGCGCTGCACTACGTGTTCAACACGCCCGCCGACCGGATCATCTGGGACGTCGGCCATCAGGCCTACCCGCACAAGATCCTGACCGGCCGCCGCGACCGCATCCGCACGCTGCGCCAGACGCATGGGCTCTCGGGCTTCACCAAGCGGGCAGAGAGCGAATACGACCCGTTCGGCGCCGCCCACTCCTCGACCTCGATCTCGGCCGGCCTCGGCATGGCGGTGGCGCGCGACCTTTCCGAAGGCGACAATGCCGTCGTCTGCGTGATCGGCGACGGCGCAATGTCGGCCGGCATGGCCTATGAGGCGATGAACAATGCTGGTGCCCTGCGCTCGCGGCTGATCGTCATCCTGAACGACAACGACATGTCGATCGCGCCGCCGGTTGGCGCCATGTCGGCCTATCTGGCGCGCCTGGTCTCGGGCCGCGCCTATCGCTCGTTCCGCGAAGTGGCGAAGCAGCTGACCAAGAAGCTGCCGCGCATCTTCCACGACAAGGCGAAGCAGACCGAGGAATATGCGCGCGGCTTCTTCACCGGCGGCACGCTGTTCGAGGAACTCGGCTTCTACTATGTCGGGCCGATCGACGGCCACAATCTCGATCACCTGCTGCCGATCCTGCGCAATCTGCGCGATGCGCCGGAAGGTCCGATCCTGCTGCATGTCGTGACGCAGAAGGGCAAGGGCTACGCCCCGGCCGAGGCCGCCGCCGACAAGTATCACGGCGTCAACCGCTTCGACGTCATCACCGGCAAGCAGGCCAAGGCGACGCCCAACGCGCCGAGCTATACGCGTGTTTTCGCGGAAACGCTGATCAAGGAAGCCGAAGCCGACGACAAGATCGTCGCCGTCACCGCCGCCATGCCGACCGGCACCGGCCTCGACCTGTTCGGCCAGGCCTTCCCTAGCCGCACCTTCGATGTCGGCATCGCCGAGCAGCACGCCGTCACCTTCGCCGCGGGCCTTGCCTCGGAAGGCTACAAGCCGTTCTGCGCGATCTATTCGACCTTCCTGCAGCGCGGCTACGACCAGATCGTCCATGACGTGGCGATCCAGAAATTGCCGGTGCGCTTCGCGATCGATCGCGCCGGTTTCGTCGGCGCCGACGGGCCGACCCATGCCGGCTCGTTCGACACCGGCTTCCTGACCGCGCTGCCGGGCATGATCGTCATGGCGCCGTCCGACGAGGCCGAACTGGTGCACATGATCGCGACCTCGGTCGCCATCGACGACGCGCCCTCCTCCTTCCGCTATCCGCGCGGCGAAGGCGTCGGCATCGACATGCCGGCACGCGGCGAGGTCCTGCCGATCGGCAAGGGCCGGATCCTGCGGGAGGGATCGAAGATCGCCATCCTCTCCTTCGGCACGCGTCTCAAGGACGCGATGAAGGCGGCGGAAGAACTGGATACCTACGGCCTCTCGACGACGGTCGCCGATGCCCGCTTCGCCAAGCCGCTCGACACCAACCTCGTGCTGGACCTAGCCCGCAATCACGAAGTCGTGATCACGGTCGAGGAAGGCGCGGTCGGCGGCTTCGGCGGCCAGGTCCTGGCCTTCCTCGCCGGCGCCGGCGCCTTCGATCGCGGTCTCAAGATCCGCACGTTGGTGATGCCGGACGAGTTCACCGATCACGACAAGCCCGAGGCGATGATCGTTTCCAGCGGGCTCGACGCGCGCGGCATCGTTGCGACGGTGTTCGAGGCGCTCGGCCGCGGCGACGAGGCGGCGGCGATCCGGCTGGCCTGA
- a CDS encoding RT0821/Lpp0805 family surface protein, producing the protein MLCAGLAGCGLTPGGPETDIDMTTTGSIAPAVPAAKRTVVEAVDPSDWEHIRLTASTFISGSANGDVIDWTNPDTGSNGTLSPVRAAHVEPDGRNCRAFALTVSDVRGIRRYKGDACRATDGMWQLFEVVPEDSALL; encoded by the coding sequence ATGCTGTGCGCGGGTCTGGCCGGCTGCGGTCTGACGCCGGGCGGCCCGGAAACCGACATCGATATGACCACCACGGGCTCGATCGCCCCGGCGGTCCCGGCCGCCAAGCGCACGGTCGTCGAAGCCGTGGACCCGTCCGACTGGGAGCATATCCGCCTGACGGCCTCGACCTTCATCTCCGGCTCCGCCAATGGCGACGTCATCGACTGGACCAATCCCGACACCGGCTCGAACGGCACGCTGTCGCCGGTCCGCGCCGCCCATGTCGAGCCGGATGGCCGCAACTGCCGCGCCTTCGCGCTCACCGTCAGCGATGTCCGAGGCATCCGCCGCTACAAGGGCGATGCCTGCCGGGCCACGGATGGCATGTGGCAGCTCTTCGAAGTCGTTCCCGAAGACAGCGCGCTCCTTTAG
- a CDS encoding exodeoxyribonuclease VII small subunit: protein MSDVQTALEGLSFEKALAELETIVGHLERGDVPLEESIKIYERGEALKKHCEALLKQAETKVEKIRTGANGQATGTEPLDVE, encoded by the coding sequence ATGTCCGACGTTCAGACCGCCCTTGAAGGCCTCTCCTTCGAGAAGGCCCTGGCCGAGCTCGAGACCATCGTCGGCCATCTCGAGCGCGGCGACGTTCCGCTCGAAGAGTCGATCAAGATCTATGAGCGCGGCGAAGCGCTGAAGAAGCATTGCGAGGCACTGCTGAAGCAGGCCGAGACCAAGGTCGAGAAGATCCGCACCGGCGCCAACGGCCAGGCGACCGGCACCGAGCCGCTCGACGTCGAATAG
- a CDS encoding Dabb family protein, with protein sequence MIRHTVVFRLKRSRGSEAEGRFLADARILAAIPGVGNFEQLRQVSPKNDYDFGFSMEFADEAAYSLYNDHPDHVAFVRDRWIPEVESFLEIDYVPLTAD encoded by the coding sequence ATGATCCGCCATACTGTCGTCTTCCGTCTCAAGCGTTCCCGCGGCTCCGAGGCGGAGGGAAGGTTTCTCGCCGATGCCCGCATCCTCGCCGCGATCCCGGGCGTCGGAAACTTCGAGCAGCTGCGCCAGGTCAGCCCCAAGAACGACTATGATTTCGGCTTCTCCATGGAGTTCGCCGACGAGGCCGCTTATTCCCTGTATAACGATCATCCCGACCATGTCGCCTTCGTTCGGGACCGCTGGATCCCCGAGGTCGAGTCGTTCCTGGAGATCGACTACGTGCCCCTGACCGCCGACTGA
- a CDS encoding histone deacetylase family protein produces MATLLIHHPVFAEHLVPFGHPERPERIQAVEAALSDDRFAPLLREQARMADVEMILLCHPLSHLEAMRHYSPSESMIRVDADTTMSPMTLEAALIAVGGACQAVDAVLDGDAKNAFCAMRPPGHHAEPDRAMGFCFFNQAAIAARHAQRGHGLERVAVVDWDVHHGNGTQAIFWDDPSVLYASTHQMPLYPGTGGASETGAGNIFNAPLAPGADGADFRRSFETVILPALDAFRPQLIIISAGFDAHSRDPLGELELVEADFVWATEQLMEVANRHSHGRIVSILEGGYDLKALAASTAAHVETLMRAG; encoded by the coding sequence ATGGCAACGCTGCTGATCCATCATCCGGTCTTCGCCGAGCACCTCGTGCCCTTCGGCCATCCGGAACGCCCCGAACGCATCCAGGCCGTCGAGGCGGCGCTCTCCGACGACCGCTTCGCGCCGCTGCTGCGCGAACAGGCGCGGATGGCGGATGTCGAGATGATCCTGCTCTGCCACCCGCTCTCCCATCTCGAGGCGATGCGCCATTACAGCCCCTCGGAGAGCATGATTCGCGTCGATGCCGACACGACGATGTCGCCGATGACGCTGGAAGCGGCGCTGATCGCCGTCGGCGGCGCCTGCCAGGCGGTCGATGCCGTGCTGGATGGCGACGCGAAGAACGCCTTCTGCGCGATGCGCCCGCCCGGCCACCATGCCGAGCCGGATCGCGCCATGGGCTTCTGCTTCTTCAACCAGGCGGCGATCGCCGCCCGCCACGCCCAGCGCGGCCACGGTCTCGAGCGCGTCGCTGTTGTCGACTGGGACGTGCATCACGGCAACGGCACGCAGGCGATCTTCTGGGACGATCCGTCCGTGCTCTACGCCTCGACCCACCAGATGCCGCTCTATCCCGGCACCGGCGGCGCGTCCGAGACAGGCGCCGGCAACATCTTCAACGCGCCGCTCGCGCCCGGTGCCGATGGCGCTGATTTCCGCCGTTCGTTCGAGACCGTGATCCTGCCGGCCCTCGACGCCTTCCGGCCGCAACTCATCATCATATCCGCCGGCTTCGACGCCCATTCGCGGGATCCGCTCGGCGAGTTGGAACTGGTCGAGGCCGATTTCGTCTGGGCGACCGAGCAGTTGATGGAGGTCGCGAATCGTCATTCGCATGGCCGCATCGTCAGCATCCTGGAGGGCGGCTACGACCTGAAGGCGCTCGCCGCCTCGACCGCCGCCCATGTCGAGACGCTGATGCGCGCCGGCTGA